The DNA sequence AGTGATAGATGAAATTCGGGCTCAACCCTAACTCCTGCCAAACATCAGCCAAACCCAAAATCCAGGAGATCAATTTCTTATCGGGCAGGTTGAACCATGCGGGAGCCTGATTCGGCATTCTAGCTGAAAACGGGAGCGTCACAATCCGCTGCTGTCCGGAACCCCTCAGAAAATGCAGCGTAAAGGCATCCTTAGCGGCACCGGTGGCTGCATTTTCATAACCTTTTGCCAAAGCTTCTGCCTTGCGACCATAGGAAATGACTTGTTGCAGCGGCGCCTTCTCGGGAGCGATGATGATGCCGCAAGATCCCGTGGCATCTTTATCCAGCCCATTCTCTGGATCGGAGAACATTTCCCGAACCTCTTCCACAAATCTCATGACATTCAGGATTGACCCGATGGCCAGAACGTCATCCCCGCCGGAATAGATAACTTTCATATTCTTCTTCCCTTTGGCTTGGGCGATGCCCGCTGCCGAGAACTTGCTGAGCCGTTCAGTGATGGCCTTATTGCCCTCAATGGTGGCTTTTTTCGTCGGTGATTTAGCGCCGCTCACCCATTTGCCCATGTCATCGCCGTCAAACATGACGACTGCGTAATAACGCTCCTGATCGCCGCTGGCTGTCATCCCAATAGGATTGCCGCCTTCATCCAATTGTTCCGGCTTTATTTTCGCCATTGTGAAGGCCGTTACGGAAGGGAAAGGCTCAAATTGAAGAGCTTTTCTCCGCATTCTTTTAGTGCTGCACACTGCGCAAAGGTGTTCCCCCTCTTGGGATCTGGAAACGTCATTCTGTATATTTCCCCATAGCTTCCTTAAGTCAGCCTTCAGCTCCCCTTGGGACATTTCGGCTGTTGGCGATTCAGCTGACAACGCCTCTCTTTGTTTACAAACTGTACATACTAAGCCATGCTGTTGTTTGAAACTGATTGGTCGATTATTTTTCACGGAAGCCAGCATGGATTCAACCTCCAAACGTTTTTCGTGAAAAGCCCCTCTGTTTTCAAACGGCACAAATGCCCAAAAAATTTCCAAAAAATCGGAAACCTGTTCTTCAACTTGTTCCCATACGGATGCCGGTAAAACTTTCCCTGCGAATAACAAACCGACACTCGCTCTAGCCACTTCGGCTAAATATTCCGTCAATCCGGATTCAACCCTGTGCAGCTTTTCCTTTGTTTCCTCTAATGGTGATGAAACGATGCAGATGAAGCGATTCGGGAAACTTGCAACCTCTCGATTCTCAAGAACCGCCGCTTTCATCGGTTGCGGTTGGATCCATTCCACCGACTCCGCTCCAAAGATTTCCTCCATCAAAGTCATCGCTTTTTGTGTCAGTTCCGATAGGATGTAACTGCCGCTCCAAAGATCTGTTGTTTTTCTTGCCGATGCAATAAACGACTGTACCGGCCCAATGCTGAACGCTACTAATTGTTCCATTGATTTGACCACATCCTATCTCATTTTATGCAATCCCTCTTTGATTGTTTGTTCATAATGATGTTTCGCATCCAGGAATCTTTGGGATTGACTCTTTTCATGGTGAATTTCTGAAATGATGACTGCATAGCCGTCCGAAAAGGCATAGAGCGATGTATGCAGCGGCGCCGGGAAGCGCGGATTCATCGCTCCAAGTGCCCCTTCGAATTTAGTATGAGAATCATGGGTGGCTTCGCGAATAACAGCTAAAATATCCTTTGGACTACTTTTCAGTCCCATAACCAGAAGCGTCGTTTCAAGCCAGTAAGGCCTCTGTGGTTGCCCCGGAAGACTATGCCTTCTTTTGATGCGTAGTTTCTTTTCGTCGACTTCTGTTTCCGTTCCGAGGATTTTTGCAATCTGCTCAATCTTCCTTAAATAATCCGTGGGAGTGTTCAATATACGATTGGCTAATTTGAAAGAACTTGCGCCGTGCCTTCCCCTCTGCCCAAATCCCCCCAAAAGGACAGCTCCTTCAAAAGCAGCTGCGCCGAAGACTAAATTGGCTTCTTCCGATTTTTTTGAGGAGACCGCTATCCGCCACTTCGTTCCTTCCGTAAATGCATTTACAGTAAACGATTTTGAATGAGAAGGTCGAAATGTTCCATTTCTGGCACTGAATACCTTCTCAGTGAACCAGATTTTGGATTTTAGCGAGGTGCCCTGAGCAGAACCAAAAAGCGCGCGTTCCTTCTCTTGCATGGCCTTTGTATCTGTATCGGATCCCAAAACACGATACCAATATCGGGTCATACCTTTAATCGAAGCCAGCCTCGCCTCGGATTGACCCGTGTCCGCCCCGTGAATCGTGACGGGCGTGATGGCCTCCAGTTCATATTCTACGGATTGGACAGCTGAAACTTGTTTCTGAATGTTTTCCATATCCTCTCACCTTCCTGCCCCAACCAAGGCAAATTCTCGTTCGAAATCGATTACGTCCTGATAATGTTCTTTGATGAATGCTTCCAACTTCGCTTCGCCGATGACATGCTCGTTGGTTCCCGCATGGTTAAAATTATTCCGATAATCGTTCAGATTATTGTAGGTGTTATTAAAAAAGGCTTGGTTTTCCTGAATAATCGCCGCAATCCGTTCTTTATCCGATTCCTTCAGTTGGCTTTTTCCGACAGCAGCATCCAAATTCTTTACGAATGCAGCCAGATCGCTTTTCCTGTCTTTTTTGATGTCCTCATACTTCAGCAGCAGCGAGATGGCATAGCGATTGTTTCGGCTATTCTTCTTCACTTCAAAATGTTCGCAGAATACCGTAATGACACTTTCCAGCATCAATGTTATCGATTGTTGATACAGTCCGTATCTTACGCACCATTTGATCGCTGCCCCATAATAATCTGCATTGCTTTTTGCCTGCTGGAAGTCGTCAAAGATGAAAGAGAGCTGTTCTTTGATTTTGATGTAGGGATATGATTTCTCGGAGCTCGACGATTCTATTTTATCGATCGCCGCCTTGGTAAGAAGCCAGGAATCTTTTACATCGTGCAATCGGCAGAACGCGATCGATTTGGTCAGCTTCTGCACTGCGTTCCCCAAGCCGAACATCCTCAACAAATCTTTCGAAAGCGGGTTATTCGCTATTTTTTGCACTTCCATATGGTTCTGCTTTTGCTTGGCATCCAGATCAATGAGCAGAGAGGGATTCCCAGTCTGCTTGAGGGAGCGTACCGCATTGCTCCATTCTTGCAATTCCAGGATGCTGGTCAGGTCGACAAATGGAGACAGTTCCCCTTCGCCCTTAAAATTGCCGTAGTAGACCGCCTCGATGTTCATGTTTTCATTAAACAACAAAGCCAGTTCTGATGAAACCAAAGAAATCAGCGGAATCGAACGAAAGCCGTGCGTCACATCAAATACGATCGAATCTCCCGGAGCCATATGACTGTCGATTTTTTCGAAAAGAAGCCAAGGTTTTTCACCGAATGATTCATCATAATAAACCCACTTAATCGGCATCTCACCCAACATTTCTTCGAAGGCCTGACCGTTCTTCGCCTTGGATTCTTCCGTAGCAAAGACTACAATTTCGCCAAAGGGATCCTGCTTTATTGTTGCATAATAGTTGATCAAATATTCTTGTGTGAATTTTGATGCCATAACATAATCGGCATTCTGATACATCGTTTCCAAATATCTGCCGGTACCTAAAAAACAAAACAGTTTTTTCATGCTGACCTCCTGCCATCCTCATCCGTCAAAAGAAACTCGATACCCTATCGAAAAGAATATATAAAAAAATCGGCCCTTATCTTAATGATTGACCGATTCCTTCGCATTATACCGATAGTTCTTAGTTCGAGAATATCACTTTATACCTTTATTGTAAATTGAAATTTAATGAAAGAAAATAGTTCTATTATCATCATTGCGCTTCCTTTGATCAATATGCGCTCAAGATGCCTGAAAATGCCGTTCTGGGTATTTCACTGTAACCGTCGCCTCGAAAATCATTCCCGAGCATAGCGGATAAATTTTTCACATCCCGATCGTACTCTCCATGATTGGTCCATATTTTCTTTAAATAGATGCTTCGTTTATCTGGGGACAAATAATATATCGCGCGATATTCAGGTGAGCAGCTCATCCGATAAAGGGAATACTCGTTGCCCTTGGAGACATCTGACCACTGATATTCGTGATGCATAGTGTCTTGATACTTTTTATTTTCCGGGATTTCTGCATAGCGGTTCCAATCTGGCAGGAATTGGTTTATCAATGTATTGAGTTCCGCTTTCAACGACAGATATTTTGCTTCGGATACGTAGATGCTAGGAAAATAATGGTATCCCTGTGCTTTCAGTTTGTCAGCCAGAAAAGGCGAAAAAGTAATCAGACCCTCATCACGATAAAATACTTCTGGATAGTTTTCAACTTCCCGCTTCAT is a window from the Trichococcus shcherbakoviae genome containing:
- a CDS encoding CRISPR-associated DxTHG motif protein; amino-acid sequence: MKKLFCFLGTGRYLETMYQNADYVMASKFTQEYLINYYATIKQDPFGEIVVFATEESKAKNGQAFEEMLGEMPIKWVYYDESFGEKPWLLFEKIDSHMAPGDSIVFDVTHGFRSIPLISLVSSELALLFNENMNIEAVYYGNFKGEGELSPFVDLTSILELQEWSNAVRSLKQTGNPSLLIDLDAKQKQNHMEVQKIANNPLSKDLLRMFGLGNAVQKLTKSIAFCRLHDVKDSWLLTKAAIDKIESSSSEKSYPYIKIKEQLSFIFDDFQQAKSNADYYGAAIKWCVRYGLYQQSITLMLESVITVFCEHFEVKKNSRNNRYAISLLLKYEDIKKDRKSDLAAFVKNLDAAVGKSQLKESDKERIAAIIQENQAFFNNTYNNLNDYRNNFNHAGTNEHVIGEAKLEAFIKEHYQDVIDFEREFALVGAGR
- the cmr1 gene encoding type III-B CRISPR module RAMP protein Cmr1, which encodes MENIQKQVSAVQSVEYELEAITPVTIHGADTGQSEARLASIKGMTRYWYRVLGSDTDTKAMQEKERALFGSAQGTSLKSKIWFTEKVFSARNGTFRPSHSKSFTVNAFTEGTKWRIAVSSKKSEEANLVFGAAAFEGAVLLGGFGQRGRHGASSFKLANRILNTPTDYLRKIEQIAKILGTETEVDEKKLRIKRRHSLPGQPQRPYWLETTLLVMGLKSSPKDILAVIREATHDSHTKFEGALGAMNPRFPAPLHTSLYAFSDGYAVIISEIHHEKSQSQRFLDAKHHYEQTIKEGLHKMR
- the cas10 gene encoding type III-B CRISPR-associated protein Cas10/Cmr2, which translates into the protein MEQLVAFSIGPVQSFIASARKTTDLWSGSYILSELTQKAMTLMEEIFGAESVEWIQPQPMKAAVLENREVASFPNRFICIVSSPLEETKEKLHRVESGLTEYLAEVARASVGLLFAGKVLPASVWEQVEEQVSDFLEIFWAFVPFENRGAFHEKRLEVESMLASVKNNRPISFKQQHGLVCTVCKQREALSAESPTAEMSQGELKADLRKLWGNIQNDVSRSQEGEHLCAVCSTKRMRRKALQFEPFPSVTAFTMAKIKPEQLDEGGNPIGMTASGDQERYYAVVMFDGDDMGKWVSGAKSPTKKATIEGNKAITERLSKFSAAGIAQAKGKKNMKVIYSGGDDVLAIGSILNVMRFVEEVREMFSDPENGLDKDATGSCGIIIAPEKAPLQQVISYGRKAEALAKGYENAATGAAKDAFTLHFLRGSGQQRIVTLPFSARMPNQAPAWFNLPDKKLISWILGLADVWQELGLSPNFIYHFEDVFKHVAMEWNFKQSKNKTTQSVNEGKMPFQNGAEIEMIRSELYRLIGNATAKSDPETKGKIREFADQLSSLYFIHQGDFLSYTQLLEMIRYFSKLAPAEEVLENVQTSYV